A stretch of the SAR202 cluster bacterium genome encodes the following:
- a CDS encoding ABC transporter permease — MQRYLLFRIGQSILALWGVSIIVFSLARLSGDMVNLMLPMEATGEDFERVRKAWGLDKPQWQQYLIYMGNIFRGDWGDSWRWGTGALDIVLEKFPNTVQMASVTLAFSTILGLGLGVLVATKKDTVFDLGGKVVALLGQSLPSFWTGIVLMWIFAVLLGWLPTSGKGDRPFDLKYMAMPAITLGWFNVAALMRLTRSAMLEVLDSEYVKLARIKGLPEWKVIWKHCLRNAAIAPLTYFGVVAGFLLTGSVVVETVFAWPGIGLLAVEAIQARDYQVVQAVVIFMASIFILSNLVVDILYAYLDPRIRYN, encoded by the coding sequence ATGCAAAGATACTTATTGTTTAGGATAGGGCAGTCGATATTGGCGCTGTGGGGTGTCAGCATCATAGTCTTTTCCCTCGCCCGCCTCAGCGGTGACATGGTCAATCTCATGCTTCCCATGGAAGCAACGGGTGAGGACTTTGAAAGGGTTAGGAAAGCCTGGGGTCTGGACAAGCCCCAATGGCAGCAGTACCTGATTTACATGGGCAACATATTCAGAGGCGACTGGGGTGATTCCTGGCGGTGGGGCACCGGAGCTTTGGACATTGTGTTAGAGAAGTTCCCTAACACCGTACAAATGGCCTCAGTGACGCTAGCTTTCAGTACTATACTAGGCCTGGGATTAGGGGTGCTAGTGGCTACTAAAAAGGACACTGTCTTTGACCTGGGCGGCAAAGTTGTAGCTTTGCTGGGACAGTCCCTGCCGTCCTTCTGGACCGGAATTGTTCTGATGTGGATATTCGCTGTCCTCTTAGGATGGCTGCCGACATCAGGAAAGGGCGACAGGCCCTTCGATTTGAAGTACATGGCAATGCCAGCCATAACGCTGGGCTGGTTCAATGTAGCAGCCCTCATGCGGCTGACACGCTCGGCTATGCTGGAAGTCCTGGATAGCGAGTATGTAAAGCTGGCAAGGATCAAGGGTCTGCCCGAATGGAAAGTGATTTGGAAGCACTGCCTCAGAAACGCTGCAATTGCCCCTTTAACCTACTTTGGTGTGGTAGCCGGGTTCTTGCTCACTGGGTCAGTGGTAGTGGAGACCGTGTTCGCCTGGCCTGGTATTGGGCTGTTGGCAGTTGAGGCGATTCAAGCCAGAGACTACCAGGTGGTGCAGGCCGTTGTGATATTCATGGCCTCCATATTCATATTGTCCAATTTAGTCGTAGACATTCTCTATGCTTACTTGGATCCCCGAATAAGGTACAACTAG
- a CDS encoding tyrosine--tRNA ligase yields the protein MWNRPRLSFLEARGNNLLDQQTLDKVLRRGVTEIIVEEETVRLLQQGKPLRLKMGFDPSRADIHLGHVVGLRKLRQLQELGHKVILIVGDWTAQIGDPSGQSATRPMLTHEQVMANAQTYLDQFFKVVDKDRTQTVLQSEWFGKFTLATVIDLTRRFTVAQFLERDDFAKRYAAGRPIAITEFLYPLLQGYDSVAIRSDVEFGGTDQKFNLLVGRQLQEMMGQRPQQCFLMPMLVGLDGVQKMSKSLGNYVGVSDLPNEMYGKLMSIADSLITNYFDYLTDVSQNELEEMRRAIKDSSVNPMNLKKRLALDITAQFHGASEAGKAQDYFEQAFQRRELPQDIPSVGFRWQPAQKQYLFIPTDGDGKESLVGVEAGGQAALVDLLVAAGLVPSKAEAKRLVAQGAVEVDQRKVDSTNISIKDGLVIKVGRRKFARLTELDRK from the coding sequence ATGTGGAACAGGCCAAGGCTATCCTTTCTGGAAGCGCGAGGTAATAATTTGTTAGACCAGCAGACCTTGGACAAAGTCCTACGCCGGGGCGTGACTGAAATCATCGTCGAAGAGGAGACGGTGCGGCTGTTGCAGCAGGGCAAGCCGCTGCGTCTGAAGATGGGCTTCGACCCCAGCCGCGCCGATATCCACCTGGGGCATGTGGTCGGCCTACGCAAGCTGCGGCAGCTTCAAGAGCTGGGTCACAAAGTCATCCTCATCGTCGGCGACTGGACGGCGCAGATCGGCGACCCCAGCGGACAGTCCGCCACCCGCCCCATGCTGACCCACGAGCAGGTCATGGCCAACGCCCAGACTTACCTGGACCAATTCTTTAAGGTGGTGGACAAAGACCGCACCCAAACCGTGTTGCAGAGTGAGTGGTTCGGAAAGTTTACTCTGGCCACGGTCATTGACCTCACCAGGCGTTTTACCGTGGCCCAGTTCCTAGAGCGCGACGACTTTGCCAAGCGGTACGCCGCGGGCCGGCCCATCGCCATCACCGAGTTCCTGTACCCCCTGCTACAAGGCTATGACTCCGTGGCAATAAGGTCCGATGTAGAATTCGGCGGCACGGACCAGAAGTTTAACCTGCTGGTGGGCCGGCAGCTCCAGGAGATGATGGGCCAGCGGCCCCAGCAGTGCTTCCTGATGCCGATGCTGGTGGGGCTGGACGGCGTTCAGAAGATGAGCAAGAGCCTGGGCAACTATGTGGGGGTGTCCGACCTACCCAACGAGATGTATGGCAAACTAATGTCCATAGCCGACAGCCTGATAACCAACTACTTTGACTATTTAACTGATGTTTCGCAGAATGAATTAGAGGAGATGCGCAGGGCTATTAAAGATAGCTCGGTGAACCCTATGAACTTAAAGAAGCGGCTGGCCCTGGATATCACCGCCCAGTTCCACGGCGCTTCCGAGGCAGGTAAAGCCCAGGATTACTTTGAGCAAGCTTTCCAGCGCCGCGAGCTGCCTCAGGACATACCCAGCGTGGGATTTCGTTGGCAGCCGGCCCAAAAGCAGTATCTATTCATACCAACTGATGGCGACGGGAAAGAGTCCTTGGTGGGTGTAGAGGCCGGGGGGCAAGCAGCGCTGGTGGATTTGTTGGTGGCTGCGGGCCTGGTGCCCTCAAAGGCTGAGGCCAAGCGTTTGGTTGCTCAGGGCGCCGTGGAAGTGGACCAGCGGAAAGTAGACTCGACCAACATCTCGATAAAAGATGGTCTTGTGATAAAGGTAGGACGCAGGAAATTCGCGCGTCTCACGGAGTTGGACAGGAAATAA
- a CDS encoding ABC transporter permease yields the protein MAIAIPKARPWYSPPRIAKGIKSARRLPLVPLSILIFILILPAVLADVWSNYKGFDPEVGILTDRLVPPAWIKAKVLALQGDIPLNEIQVYKDDQLVPNGRVTQTGSLVADGQPVTGLTMLKHDGKEVKVERALIYPGGVESTIQSKLPPGLIVATNPIAFDSGGALIRGEHVAQGVAFIDEVTFTPLGATFQGVPAKDAIDVKDASGNVVQPVVGIASMRYVKEDGSNEEILASSGMARVITPDGSSRYWLGTDKLGRDQVTRMIYGARISLSVSLIAIAFAGAVGTSLGLIAGYFGGWVDAVIMRFVDMKLAIPSILLALVFVAVVGAGFDTVVTVIALVYWAVYARQARGETLSIKNRDFIQRARVAGASHMRIVAKHILPNVANSLVIVATLQLGTAILFEASLSFLGAGIPRPTPAWGVMVADGRELIVSAWWVSFFPGICILIAVLSLNLLGD from the coding sequence ATGGCAATCGCAATTCCCAAGGCTAGACCGTGGTATTCACCGCCACGTATAGCCAAAGGCATAAAATCCGCCCGACGACTGCCGCTTGTCCCTCTGTCCATTCTAATTTTCATCCTCATCCTGCCGGCGGTGCTGGCGGATGTATGGAGCAACTACAAGGGCTTTGATCCTGAAGTTGGCATCCTTACGGACCGTCTGGTGCCGCCTGCGTGGATTAAGGCTAAGGTGCTGGCCCTCCAGGGCGACATACCTTTGAATGAAATCCAGGTGTATAAAGACGATCAGTTGGTGCCGAATGGCAGGGTGACCCAAACAGGAAGCTTGGTGGCGGACGGCCAGCCGGTGACGGGCCTGACCATGCTTAAACATGATGGCAAAGAGGTAAAGGTAGAGCGAGCTCTGATTTACCCGGGAGGTGTGGAGAGTACAATTCAATCGAAGCTTCCCCCGGGACTCATAGTCGCCACCAATCCCATAGCTTTCGATTCCGGCGGGGCGCTGATTCGTGGAGAACACGTCGCCCAGGGTGTCGCCTTTATCGATGAAGTCACGTTTACACCTCTCGGAGCCACTTTTCAGGGGGTGCCGGCCAAGGATGCCATTGATGTGAAAGACGCCAGCGGCAATGTAGTGCAGCCGGTGGTTGGCATAGCCAGTATGCGCTATGTTAAGGAAGACGGAAGCAATGAAGAAATCTTAGCTTCCTCTGGAATGGCCAGGGTTATAACGCCGGACGGCTCGTCCAGGTACTGGCTGGGTACAGACAAGCTGGGTCGGGACCAAGTTACTCGCATGATTTACGGCGCGAGGATATCCCTATCCGTATCACTCATAGCCATTGCGTTTGCTGGAGCTGTAGGGACCAGCCTTGGGCTGATTGCGGGCTACTTTGGCGGTTGGGTGGACGCCGTGATAATGCGGTTTGTGGACATGAAACTAGCCATACCTTCCATACTGCTGGCCCTGGTGTTCGTTGCAGTAGTTGGGGCCGGGTTCGACACTGTGGTGACTGTAATAGCGTTGGTGTATTGGGCGGTATACGCACGCCAAGCTAGAGGCGAAACTTTAAGCATTAAGAACCGGGACTTTATTCAGAGGGCAAGAGTCGCCGGAGCGTCCCACATGCGCATAGTAGCTAAGCATATCCTGCCCAACGTAGCCAACAGTTTGGTAATTGTTGCCACATTACAGCTGGGAACTGCTATACTATTTGAAGCGTCCTTGAGCTTCCTGGGAGCAGGTATTCCCAGGCCTACGCCGGCTTGGGGTGTTATGGTGGCGGACGGACGAGAGCTCATTGTGTCGGCATGGTGGGTCTCCTTCTTCCCCGGCATCTGCATTTTGATAGCGGTGCTTTCTCTGAACCTGCTTGGCGACTG
- a CDS encoding alanine--glyoxylate aminotransferase family protein, with product MPKQNLRIPGPVSCYPEIMSALTGDMINHRGPEFKEMLYSATERLKKVFCTSNDLYILTASGTGALEASIVNVLSPGDRVLACIGGHFALRWSEMAEAHGAIVTRLEFEWGKPVEPEAVRASLRKDPSIKAVMLVHNESSTAVTNDVASIAKVVKGEFGKLLIVDAVSSLGCIPLETDAWGCDLVTTASQKGLLLPPGLSFISVSPMAWQAYNSARMPRYYFDLGLAKSYYDIGQTPFTPSLPLFYALKVALDRLLEDGLEAVFTRHAVLAQRARQGLRGLGLALLADDLCASNAVTAVKIPEGVEFGPLQNVLRKEYNVIVAGGLGKLNGKVFRIGHMGAADEAEIDDCVRAIGAALPKVGFKSRV from the coding sequence ATGCCAAAGCAGAACCTTCGCATACCGGGTCCCGTCTCGTGTTATCCGGAGATCATGTCCGCTCTCACGGGCGACATGATAAACCATCGCGGCCCTGAGTTTAAGGAGATGCTTTACAGCGCCACGGAGCGTCTCAAGAAGGTGTTTTGCACCTCCAACGACCTCTATATCCTCACGGCGTCCGGCACAGGGGCCTTGGAGGCGTCCATAGTCAACGTGCTGTCGCCGGGAGACCGGGTGCTGGCCTGTATCGGCGGGCATTTCGCGCTGCGATGGTCGGAGATGGCGGAGGCCCATGGCGCCATTGTCACTCGCCTAGAGTTCGAATGGGGCAAGCCGGTGGAGCCGGAGGCGGTGCGGGCGTCGCTGCGTAAGGACCCGTCGATTAAGGCTGTCATGCTGGTGCACAACGAGTCGTCCACCGCCGTCACTAATGACGTGGCGTCCATCGCAAAGGTCGTGAAGGGCGAATTTGGAAAGTTGCTAATCGTAGACGCCGTCAGCAGCCTAGGCTGTATCCCCCTTGAGACCGACGCCTGGGGCTGCGACCTGGTGACTACCGCCTCCCAGAAGGGGTTGCTGCTGCCCCCCGGCCTGTCTTTCATAAGCGTCAGCCCCATGGCCTGGCAGGCTTATAATTCCGCCCGGATGCCAAGATATTATTTTGACCTCGGGCTGGCTAAGAGTTACTACGATATAGGCCAGACGCCCTTCACGCCCAGCCTGCCTCTTTTTTACGCTCTAAAGGTGGCCCTGGACCGGCTTCTAGAAGACGGCTTGGAGGCCGTCTTCACTCGACACGCTGTGCTAGCCCAACGCGCCAGACAAGGCTTGCGAGGACTAGGGCTTGCTCTCCTGGCAGACGATTTATGCGCCTCCAACGCCGTGACTGCCGTGAAAATTCCGGAAGGCGTGGAATTTGGACCGCTGCAAAATGTCCTTCGGAAGGAATACAACGTCATCGTCGCCGGCGGGTTGGGCAAACTGAACGGCAAAGTATTCAGGATTGGGCACATGGGCGCGGCTGACGAGGCGGAAATAGACGACTGCGTCAGAGCCATAGGCGCCGCTTTGCCAAAAGTCGGGTTCAAATCGCGCGTTTAA
- the gatA gene encoding Asp-tRNA(Asn)/Glu-tRNA(Gln) amidotransferase subunit GatA: MAALHDLTIQESHTLLRSGQVSSVELTRACLDRIRKVEPKIKAFVTVTEDEAMRMARRADKERLYNNGSPLAGVPVQIKDVMCTENIRTTCSSRMLEDFVPPYSATVVERLYAKGSVLVGKGNMDEFAMGSSTENSAFYPTRNPWNMDRVPGGSSGGTASAVAAGEAIFGLGSDTGGSIRQPAALCGIVALKPTYGLVSRYGLIAFASSLDQIGPMTRDVRDAAIVLNAIAGHDAKDATSISANLPDYTSELGKDIRGLKLGVPREYFAEGTQPGVSEAMNKALKVLEGLGAKLEEVSLPTTKYALACYYIIAPSECSANLARYDGVKYGYSHSDSGTMWEGMEKTRQVGFGPEVKRRIMLGTYALSSGYYDAFYIKAQRVRTLIRREMEEAYKKFDALVTPTSPTVAFKLGERTQDPVQMYLSDICTIPINMAGIPAISVPCGFSEGMPVGMQIMGPVLSEPLLLRIAYAYEQATAWHKDRPRL; encoded by the coding sequence ATGGCCGCGTTACATGACCTAACCATCCAAGAGTCCCATACTCTGCTCAGAAGCGGCCAAGTAAGCTCTGTAGAGTTAACTAGGGCTTGCCTGGACCGAATACGGAAGGTGGAGCCAAAAATCAAAGCCTTCGTTACGGTTACCGAGGATGAGGCTATGCGTATGGCCCGCCGCGCCGACAAAGAGCGGCTTTATAACAATGGCTCGCCCCTGGCGGGCGTTCCTGTGCAGATTAAAGACGTCATGTGCACTGAAAACATCCGCACCACCTGCTCATCGCGCATGCTGGAAGATTTCGTTCCTCCGTACAGCGCCACGGTAGTCGAGCGGCTCTACGCCAAGGGCAGCGTGCTGGTGGGCAAGGGGAACATGGATGAGTTCGCCATGGGGTCCTCCACGGAGAACTCGGCTTTTTACCCCACCCGCAATCCCTGGAACATGGACCGGGTGCCGGGCGGGAGCAGCGGCGGCACGGCCTCGGCGGTGGCGGCGGGGGAAGCGATTTTCGGTCTGGGCTCCGACACCGGCGGCAGCATTAGACAACCCGCGGCCTTGTGCGGGATCGTGGCGCTTAAGCCCACTTATGGCCTTGTCAGCCGCTACGGGCTCATCGCCTTTGCCTCCTCGCTAGACCAGATAGGTCCAATGACCAGGGACGTGCGCGATGCTGCGATAGTGCTCAACGCCATTGCCGGCCATGACGCCAAGGACGCTACTTCTATCAGCGCCAATCTCCCCGACTACACCTCTGAACTCGGCAAAGACATACGAGGGTTAAAGCTTGGGGTGCCCAGAGAATATTTCGCGGAAGGGACCCAGCCGGGTGTGAGTGAGGCCATGAATAAGGCGCTAAAGGTCTTGGAAGGGTTGGGCGCAAAGTTGGAAGAGGTGTCCCTGCCGACTACCAAGTATGCGCTGGCCTGCTACTACATCATTGCCCCCTCGGAATGCTCCGCCAACCTGGCACGATACGATGGAGTTAAATACGGTTACTCCCACTCGGATTCCGGTACTATGTGGGAGGGTATGGAGAAGACTCGGCAGGTGGGGTTTGGGCCGGAGGTGAAACGCCGCATCATGCTGGGGACTTATGCGCTGTCTTCCGGCTACTATGACGCTTTCTATATAAAGGCTCAAAGGGTGCGTACTCTAATTCGCCGCGAAATGGAAGAGGCATATAAGAAGTTTGACGCGTTGGTAACCCCTACCTCCCCCACGGTGGCGTTCAAGTTGGGAGAACGCACGCAGGACCCGGTGCAGATGTATTTAAGCGATATATGCACAATACCTATAAATATGGCCGGAATTCCGGCTATTTCAGTCCCCTGCGGATTTTCCGAGGGGATGCCCGTTGGCATGCAGATAATGGGGCCAGTCCTTTCCGAACCGCTACTTCTCCGAATCGCCTACGCCTATGAGCAGGCCACGGCATGGCATAAAGATAGACCGCGGCTTTAG
- the ligA gene encoding NAD-dependent DNA ligase LigA, producing MVLEETRSRVEQLRKELNYHNYRYHALDNPVISDAEYDRMLQELWNLEAQHPELVTPDSPTQRVGAPPATGFAEVRHPLPMLSLANAFNAEDLAAWHRRVANLLGFSDFEMVCELKIDGLAVALTYEEGRFVRGATRGDGVRGEDVTNNLRTIKSIPLALQGTWPAKLEVRGEVYMTTEEFSKLNVERETKGLPLYANPRNTAAGSVRQLESGITASRKLNIYIYSLGYTENGVIADNQWDTLEKFKAMGFRINLHNKLCHNLREAQEYYRHWLEHRHELPYQTDGVVIKVNRFSYQANLGVVGREPRWATAYKFPGEQAITKLLDIGINVGRTGSLNPFAVLEPVVVSGATVKLATLHNEEDIQRKDIRVGDWVIVERAGEVIPQVMGPVLDRRTGEEKVFQMPEKCPVCGTLIVKLPNEAMHRCPNRACPAQFFELLKHFVSKGAMDIDGLGEQWCKILIDAGLVKDLSDIYYLKKEQLLELDRMGDKLASKIIKNIEASKTRPLSRVIFSLGIPHIGSEMADLLAQHLHSINALAQATEEQLVSIPGIGPKIAASVVSYFKVDTNRETIERLRQVGVKLEDEMVAGDESDLPFKGRIFCLTGSLSSLSRPDAEARIKALGGATSSNVTRKTTDLVVGAEPGSKLEAAQRLGTRILDEQQFLALLQEHGVKLPAG from the coding sequence ATGGTCTTAGAAGAGACTCGATCCCGGGTTGAGCAGCTTCGAAAGGAGCTTAATTACCATAACTATCGCTACCATGCGCTCGACAACCCTGTAATCAGCGATGCCGAGTACGACCGGATGCTCCAAGAGCTGTGGAACCTGGAGGCACAGCATCCGGAACTTGTAACGCCTGATTCGCCGACGCAACGAGTGGGCGCGCCGCCTGCCACAGGATTCGCCGAGGTCCGGCACCCGCTCCCCATGTTAAGCCTTGCCAACGCCTTTAACGCGGAGGACCTGGCGGCCTGGCACCGTCGCGTCGCCAACCTTTTAGGCTTCAGCGATTTCGAGATGGTCTGCGAGCTCAAGATTGACGGCCTGGCGGTGGCCTTAACTTATGAAGAAGGCCGCTTTGTGCGGGGCGCCACCAGGGGCGACGGCGTTCGCGGCGAGGACGTGACCAACAACCTGCGGACCATCAAGAGCATACCGCTGGCATTGCAGGGGACCTGGCCGGCTAAGTTGGAGGTTAGAGGCGAGGTCTACATGACTACGGAGGAGTTCAGTAAGCTGAATGTGGAAAGGGAAACTAAAGGCCTGCCCCTCTATGCCAACCCTCGAAACACAGCGGCGGGTTCTGTGCGGCAGCTGGAGTCCGGCATCACGGCTTCTCGAAAGCTGAACATCTACATTTATAGCCTTGGTTACACGGAAAATGGTGTTATAGCGGACAATCAGTGGGATACTCTCGAGAAGTTTAAGGCAATGGGGTTTCGTATCAATTTACACAACAAGCTATGCCACAACTTGCGGGAGGCGCAAGAGTATTACAGGCACTGGCTGGAACATCGTCATGAGCTGCCGTACCAGACCGACGGCGTGGTAATCAAGGTGAACCGATTCAGCTATCAGGCCAATCTTGGCGTCGTCGGCAGGGAGCCTCGATGGGCCACCGCTTACAAGTTCCCCGGGGAGCAAGCCATCACGAAGCTCCTGGATATTGGCATCAATGTTGGACGCACGGGCAGCCTAAACCCCTTCGCGGTCCTGGAGCCGGTGGTGGTCAGCGGGGCCACAGTAAAGCTGGCTACGCTGCATAACGAGGAGGATATTCAGCGAAAGGACATACGCGTTGGAGATTGGGTGATTGTTGAGCGGGCGGGGGAGGTGATTCCCCAGGTTATGGGGCCGGTGCTGGATCGTCGCACAGGGGAGGAAAAGGTGTTCCAAATGCCGGAGAAGTGCCCTGTGTGCGGCACGCTCATAGTAAAGCTGCCTAACGAGGCTATGCATCGATGCCCAAACAGGGCCTGTCCCGCCCAGTTCTTCGAGCTGCTGAAGCACTTTGTCAGCAAGGGCGCCATGGACATCGACGGGCTGGGCGAGCAGTGGTGCAAGATCCTCATCGACGCAGGGCTGGTAAAAGACCTATCCGATATCTATTACCTGAAGAAGGAACAGCTTCTAGAACTGGACCGCATGGGCGATAAGCTGGCGTCGAAGATCATAAAGAACATCGAGGCCAGCAAGACTCGTCCCCTTTCGCGAGTTATCTTTTCCCTGGGGATACCTCACATCGGATCGGAGATGGCGGACTTGCTGGCCCAGCACCTTCACAGTATCAACGCTCTGGCCCAAGCCACAGAGGAGCAGCTTGTTTCGATACCTGGCATCGGCCCCAAGATTGCGGCCAGTGTTGTCAGCTACTTCAAGGTTGATACCAACCGTGAGACCATTGAAAGGCTCAGGCAGGTGGGTGTGAAACTGGAGGATGAGATGGTGGCAGGGGATGAATCAGACCTGCCCTTTAAGGGCAGGATTTTCTGTCTTACAGGCTCCCTCTCTTCTTTGTCCCGCCCTGACGCGGAGGCGCGGATAAAAGCGCTAGGGGGCGCAACCTCCTCCAACGTCACGCGCAAGACTACGGACCTGGTGGTGGGGGCAGAGCCGGGGTCTAAGCTGGAGGCGGCGCAGCGTTTAGGCACTCGAATTCTTGACGAGCAGCAGTTCCTGGCGTTGTTGCAGGAACACGGCGTTAAACTACCGGCAGGCTAG
- a CDS encoding DUF1015 domain-containing protein, with protein MADVRPFRALRFNSRVVGDIAKVVCPPYDVISPRGQKELYQRSPYNVVRLEEGERKTTDNPGDNRYTRAATTLKQWLEKRALVRDDKTAYYLVSHSFRFEGERRQRLGIMAAVRLEEYEKRIVLPHEFTQRAAKEDRLALMQACRTNFSHIMLLYRDKERKLAPLLRKAMAGAPEDSFSDAEGNDYALWLISDSSSVKQIQESFVSKPLYIADGHHRYETALAYRDLQPNAGRNKDATVNFVMAYLVDFEDPGLVVLPYHRVVGGLDIGLEDALWKRIDEVFSATPWPLEHGASAEDLVRDIHERGKRELILGLVRAGGGASLLRVKPGALPPGKGPMASFEAWVLEELVLKPVFGSTIDQNVTWIHDAAEALELLTSDGRQAAFLLKPMPMDLFETIVDRGDKLPRKSTFFYPKLPTGLTINLLEGSL; from the coding sequence GTGGCGGACGTCAGGCCCTTCAGGGCCCTTCGGTTCAATAGCCGGGTGGTCGGGGACATTGCTAAGGTTGTGTGCCCGCCTTACGACGTCATATCTCCCAGGGGCCAAAAAGAACTCTATCAACGCAGCCCCTACAACGTGGTGCGCCTGGAAGAAGGCGAGCGAAAAACCACGGATAACCCCGGGGACAACCGATATACCCGCGCGGCCACTACTCTGAAACAGTGGCTTGAGAAGCGGGCGCTGGTCAGGGACGACAAAACGGCTTACTACCTCGTCAGCCACTCTTTTCGGTTCGAGGGCGAAAGGCGACAGCGCCTTGGCATTATGGCAGCCGTCCGCCTGGAGGAGTACGAGAAGCGAATAGTTTTGCCTCACGAGTTCACCCAGAGGGCCGCTAAAGAAGACAGGCTGGCCCTTATGCAGGCCTGCCGCACCAACTTTAGCCACATAATGCTGCTGTATAGGGACAAGGAGCGAAAGCTGGCGCCCCTTTTGCGTAAGGCTATGGCCGGCGCTCCCGAAGACAGCTTTTCCGACGCTGAAGGCAACGATTATGCCTTATGGCTAATCAGCGACTCATCCAGCGTAAAGCAGATACAGGAGAGCTTTGTATCCAAGCCTCTCTACATCGCGGATGGCCACCACCGATACGAGACAGCCCTTGCCTATCGCGACCTCCAGCCCAACGCCGGACGGAATAAAGACGCAACCGTGAACTTTGTTATGGCCTACCTGGTGGACTTCGAGGACCCCGGGCTTGTAGTGCTGCCCTACCATCGAGTAGTGGGCGGCCTCGACATAGGCCTGGAAGACGCCTTGTGGAAACGTATCGATGAAGTCTTTTCGGCCACGCCCTGGCCGTTGGAGCATGGCGCTTCCGCCGAAGACCTGGTCAGGGATATCCATGAACGAGGCAAGAGGGAACTGATCTTGGGGTTGGTCAGGGCCGGAGGCGGCGCCAGCCTGCTGAGGGTCAAGCCCGGCGCCCTGCCGCCAGGCAAAGGGCCTATGGCCTCCTTTGAAGCGTGGGTGCTGGAAGAACTGGTGCTGAAACCCGTCTTTGGCTCGACTATCGACCAAAACGTTACATGGATCCATGACGCGGCTGAGGCCTTGGAACTGCTCACAAGCGACGGCCGTCAGGCGGCCTTTTTGCTCAAGCCCATGCCCATGGACCTGTTCGAGACCATTGTAGACAGGGGCGACAAGCTGCCCCGCAAGTCGACCTTCTTTTACCCCAAGCTGCCTACCGGGTTGACCATCAATCTTTTGGAGGGAAGCCTCTAG
- a CDS encoding aminoacyl-tRNA hydrolase: MKFVVGLGNPGPEYAESRHNIGFMCVDSLAKKWGVKLGERRKLVVLEKTAFEGTDVVLAKPRTFMNASGEAVAYLLSRFGGTASDLIIVYDEMDLPLGTIRIRGKGSSAGQKGIGNIIATLGNEAFPRLRVGIGRAAEGIGGRDYVLSSFEKEERVAVKEVVERAGEAIECLLREGLERAMNKFN; encoded by the coding sequence ATGAAGTTTGTAGTCGGTCTGGGGAACCCCGGACCTGAATACGCGGAAAGCCGGCACAACATTGGATTCATGTGCGTCGATTCCCTGGCTAAGAAATGGGGGGTGAAATTAGGGGAGCGTCGGAAGCTGGTGGTGCTGGAAAAGACGGCATTTGAGGGTACGGACGTTGTGCTGGCTAAGCCCAGGACCTTTATGAATGCCAGCGGAGAGGCGGTGGCGTATCTATTAAGTCGATTTGGCGGCACAGCTTCCGACTTGATAATTGTCTACGACGAGATGGACCTGCCCCTCGGAACTATTCGGATCAGAGGGAAGGGCAGCTCGGCGGGACAAAAGGGTATAGGAAATATCATCGCGACGCTAGGGAATGAGGCCTTCCCGCGCCTCAGGGTAGGCATAGGCAGGGCGGCTGAGGGGATAGGAGGCCGGGATTACGTCTTGAGCAGCTTTGAAAAAGAGGAGCGGGTTGCGGTAAAGGAGGTGGTTGAGAGAGCTGGCGAGGCTATCGAGTGCCTGCTAAGGGAGGGGTTGGAAAGGGCGATGAATAAGTTCAACTGA
- the gatC gene encoding Asp-tRNA(Asn)/Glu-tRNA(Gln) amidotransferase subunit GatC, protein MALTREEVLHIATLCRIALSTEDVERMRGQLSHILEQFQVLGELNTSDVPPTSHSVEMQTVLRDDEPAPCLDKEKVLSNAPQREEDYFKVKVVLEE, encoded by the coding sequence ATGGCGTTAACTCGAGAAGAGGTCTTGCACATCGCCACGCTGTGCCGTATAGCCCTGTCCACGGAAGACGTGGAGCGTATGAGAGGGCAGCTATCCCATATCCTGGAGCAGTTCCAGGTGCTGGGCGAACTCAACACCAGCGATGTTCCTCCTACCAGCCATTCAGTGGAGATGCAAACGGTCTTGCGCGATGACGAGCCGGCGCCATGCCTGGATAAAGAAAAGGTGCTGTCCAACGCTCCTCAGCGAGAGGAGGATTATTTTAAGGTAAAGGTGGTGTTGGAGGAGTAA